The Pseudomonadota bacterium DNA window CGAAATGATGTGAGCCCTAAGGCGTCGGGTCAAAATAACATCGCCACTTCGATTTCGATCCATCCCGTCCAGCGGTGTTGCGCCGCCTTCGAATACAGGGAGTATTCGCGCGACAGCGCGCCTTGCTGGCCGGGCGCCTCAAAGCCGACCTGGCAATGTTATTTTGACCCGATGCCCAAGACTCAGAACGATACGACGGTGTCGGGCTGAAGCGGCGGCAGCTGGGTTTCGATCGGTGTCATCGGCAGCCCCTGCTGGGCGCGGTAGGCGGCGTAGTGGGTCAGCACCCTGCGCACGTAGCGATGGGTTTGAGAGAAAGGTATGTGCTCCAGAAAAACGTCCAGGGGCATACGGTCGCCGTGCTCTCGAAGCCAGGTGCGGACGTTGTGGGGGCCACCGTTGTAGGCAGCGACCGCCAGGGGCAGGCTGCTGTCGAAACGTGTAAGAAGCGAGGCGAGATACCAGGCCGCGAACTCTAGATTCGTATCTGGATCGAGCAGGTCGGTGGTCTTGAAGTTCTCTCGCCCCAAACGTTCGGCGATCAATCGTCCCGTGCGAGGCATGATCTGCATCAAGCCCACGGCACCTGCCGTGGATACGATCCGACGATTGTAGATGCTCTCCACTCGCATCACCGCAAACAGCAGGTTGGGATCGAGATCGTACTTGCGCGCGGCCGTCTCTACGCGCTCGGCGTATGCGCGAGGTCGCTCGACAACTCGACCCCAGCCGGCAAAGCGCGCGGACACGCCTGGATCGCCCAGCAGCTGAGCCGCCTTGGACAAGCTGGCACGAGCCGCGGGCGCAAGGTCTGCCCGCAGCTTCCGGATCGCCTTGTCTGCCGCACGCGGTGGCGGTGCCTCCCCTCGATACAGGGCGTCGAGCCCCGAGCGCAGGCGGGGTGCACCGCGCGCCTCACGCCAGGCCAAGTACACCTCGTTGAGCTCGTCGGCCGCAGCTTCATGCTCGTCCAGCTCGACCAGCTGCAGCGCTCGCACCAGCCAGGGGTAGCCCTCGGCGTGCGCTTCCACCACGGGCTTCATCAGCTCGATGAGCCGTTGCGTGTCGGCCGGCGCAACGCTCGCCTCCTCGCTTGGCACGTCGGGAGATAGTCTCCCCGCCTGCCCGCGCGGCCGGTCCCGATCGAGGTGACGGCTCAGCTGTTGCATGATGAACTCGGTGTCACCCGCGGTGGCCTGCCGTGTGTAGACCGGCGAGTCCGCATCCACCAACTCCTGCGGTTCGGCGGCATCACCGTCCGCGGGTGCCGGCGCGTCCTCACCCCATTTCAGGTCCGGGGTGCACGCCATGGAGCGCCGGTTCTCAAGCGCCCATAGCCGCTGCTCCGCCCACAGCGCGTAGTAGCGCGTCGCGCTTTCGTCGTACTCGCGTACGCGAAAGTACTCGGCTTCCGCCTCCCCGAAGCGCCCCAGACGCTCCATCGCGCGGCCGTAGTGATAGCGAGCAGCCACTGCGTAGCGCCGAACATCGAAAAGGGTACGCAGAAGGCCGGCGACACGCTCGTCCGATGCGACGCCGATCGCCGACATCGCCGCATCAAACCGGTACCTGGCTGGCAAGGTGCTGCGGCGCTGCATGGCGTCGAGCAACCGATCGGCCGTGCTTGCAAGTCGACCCTCTACCGCCAGCGGCAGTGCTCTGCGCAGCTGGAAGTTGCTGAGCCGGTGGTAGGCTTTGTTGCCCCGAATGGCGTGGATACGCGCCCGAGCGTCGCGCGCCGCCTGGTTCTCGTCGATCCGCTGTGCGACAGGTGAGCCAGCCGGTCTGAGCAACCGGCCCACTGCGGCCGCATCTGCACCGAGGGTGCGCGCTCGCTGGGCCGCCGCTCGAACATCCTCCCAGCGGCCCTGCACCCGCGCGATGCGCGCGCGCAGCAAGTGCCCTTCGGCTCGCACCTGAGCCGAGGGGTGGTCAAGGAGCTTGTCGACCGCGTGCTGGCCTTGCTTCGCGCTTCCCATGCGCACCAGGCGTCGAGCCCGCCGCGTCAGCTCTTGCGGCGAAAAGCGACGCACCCAAACCCGCCGCTTGCGCAGCTCCTTGAGCTTGTGCCGCGCCTGTACAGCGACCTCCGTCCAGGGAAAATGCTCGTCGATATGCCGATAGAGCGCACCCGCGCCGCTGAGCCTGCCGCGTCGCTGCCGATGCTGTGCCTGCTCCCAAAGCAGGACCAGCCGCTCGGGCAGCCCAGGATACGTGTCCAGCAGTTGTGTGAGCGCCGTTTCCGCGCCGAGCCGGTCGGTAGCGAGCAGCGCCCGCACCCGCCCCACACGAGCCTTGGCGGCCACCGCGCGATCCATGCTGGCGGCCGCTCGCTCATACTGCTTGAGTGCCTGCTCGAATCGCTGCAGGGCCATGAACACGTCCGCTTGCATGAGCGCGACCCGGTCCGCAATTACCGGCACGGCGTGCTCGACGACCCTCAGCTGCAAGATGCCGTCGGGCAAGCGTCCCGCATCGATCAGCTCACGCGCGTGCAGGAGCGCGCGCCGGCCCTCGGCCATGGTTATCGGATGGGTCCATGGCACGCTTGCAAACGAGCTACGTGGACCGCAATCGACCGGAGGTCCCACCAGGGAGTCGCGCACGTCGGGATTGAGGGCACACAGCGGATGGCCTGCCCAGGCTTGTACCGATTCCGACTGGAGGAATGCCAGCCATGCCGCGCAAACGAGCATGAGGGAGGAGCGACTTCTCACGTACACTACATTTTGGTAGACAAGACGCATGAACGCAAAAGCAGTAGCCTGGAGCCCGGCCTCGTCCCCGATCGGACCCCGAATTTCGGATTTATCGGATTTTTTTATAAATACGTGATCAACCCAGCAGGAATTCTTGCTCCCCGCCGGGTCTCGAACGCCACGGACCACGCTGCAAAGCCGGCCTCTTTGCTCGGCCTCGGGTTTCTGTCGCGTCCAAGAGGTTCGTCGGGGCAAGACCATCCTCGCTATGGTTTCCTACGGCTTCGCCGGCTGCGCTTTGAGCCCGCCGGCAGGCTGCTGCAGCCGCCTGCTGGCGGCGGGTTTGGGAGCGGGCTTGGCCGTGTCGACGCCTGGGGCTTGCGTCGCGGCTTCGAACGAAGGCACATCCTGCCCGAGCGCTGGAACCAGTACGGTAGCTGCCCCAGCGCCGGCAATCAGCAGGTACGCCACGAGGATGATGGTCTCCCGCATGGTCGGAAAGACGCGTTGCTCGTGCTGAAAAGGCAGTGAAGGCTCTGCACGCATTGGCACCCTGGTACCACGCCGCCTGCAAACCTGGCCAGTTTTCGGCGAACCTGGCCTGCCTCGACCAGTTGCCCTTTGGCGGGCGCTTGGGAGGCGCCGTCATCGAACCCTGGCAGCGAAGCCCGGTCCTGTGCCATCTGCACAGGTTGTTGTTGCCAAAGGCCCCTACCGCAGCGAGAAGCCGGTAGTGCTACCGAGCGCGCTGGGCACGCCGCATCACCCACACGAAACACAGGACGGCCGCTGCCAACGTCAACACTGCAGCCAGCTGGCGCGGTGATCGGCGTTCGGGCCGGGCGATACGCAAGATCCCCACCACGTCCGTGTCGTTCTGGCCCATGGCGCGAGCAAGCTCCAAAGCCGTGTCGCCGGTCGTAGGGGTCAGCTTGCCTTCGAGCACGGGGGGCAGTGTGCCGCTCGCGCCGACGGGCTGCTCTACGAATAGGCGACCGCCGGCCCCCCTGACCGGGACGTAGGAGCGGCCTCGAACGGCCTGGGCCGCATCCGCCCCGACTTGAGCAGCTACCAGCGTTGCGTCCTTGGGCACTGCACTGCCTCGATGCTCCTTGAACGAGTCCTGCAGCTCCGCCAGTCGGAACCACGCTGGCATGTTGGTCTCGAGCTCACGCATGCGCAGCAAGCGCCCTTCGTGACGGTCGCTCGCCAGCCAGCGTCGTTCCTCTGGACTCCGGGGGACAAGCGGGGGTGACAGAACCCACAACCGAGCCTGTGTGTGGCGCAACGGTATCAGATAGCGGACCTCCTCGCTGCCCGACCCCGTCTGCCGGCCAGACGCGGCTCGACGCCCGCCAGTAGTGCGGCGGCTGCGCGCTTCGGTGTCTCCCGGAAGGCCGCGCGGCTCCTGGTCTCGCCGGAGTTGGCGTCGCAGCACGTACTTGTCGGTCGCCAAGTCCGCTGGCAGGACAACCACGCACCCCACGAGCTCGTCCATGTGTTGCCACTGCATTTCCCGCAGGCGAAAAGCCTCGCCGGGCGAGCAGTTGGCGAAAGCAGGGCGGCGCAACCCTGTGGGGAACAGCAGCGAGCTTGGTTCCGTGGCGGCCTCGAGCCGCACCTGCGTGGATCGGCGCGTCGCGAGCACCTCTCCGAGCTGCTCCAAGCCGAGGGCGCGCGGCTTCGCCTTGAAAGGGCGCTCGAGTTTCCAGTAAATCCCCGCCACGCATAGACCTGCAGCCAGAACGGCTAGAACCCAGCGCAGCATCGAGCGTCGATCTTACGGCCCGCGGGAGATTAACTCATCCATTTCGCCGGTTCTGACCAGCGCCGGCCATCCTGCGTCGCGCCTCGCCAGCGGCGCCCAGACCTCGCCGAAATGCACGAGCTATTCTCCCGCCGGCCCTTACTTCGTGTCAACTTCGAAGCGAAAGTCCTCGATGACCGGGTTGGCGAGCAGCTTCTCGCACATGTCCCTGAGCTGCTGCGCGCTGGCGGCGGCCGGCTCCAAGTCAAGCTCCACCAGCTTGCCCACCCGCACGTCCCTCACCCCTTCGAAACCGAGAGCCTGCAGCGCCCGACACACAGCGCTTCCCTGGGGATCGAGCACATCCTTGCGCAGCGTGACAAGGACCCGAGCTCTCACGGTGATCCACCGAACCAGGGGCGGAGGTTCGATCGCAATCGCTCGAGCGGCGGCTCCAAATCGGGCGTGAAGACGGCCCCACGAATAGCATCGCAGGCCTCGATGTAGCGATGAGCCGCCTCGATGCGGACGTCGCCCGGTATCTCCGGGACATGGCCTTCCCCACGAAAGCC harbors:
- the purS gene encoding phosphoribosylformylglycinamidine synthase subunit PurS; the encoded protein is MRARVLVTLRKDVLDPQGSAVCRALQALGFEGVRDVRVGKLVELDLEPAAASAQQLRDMCEKLLANPVIEDFRFEVDTK
- a CDS encoding transglycosylase SLT domain-containing protein, which produces MRSRSSLMLVCAAWLAFLQSESVQAWAGHPLCALNPDVRDSLVGPPVDCGPRSSFASVPWTHPITMAEGRRALLHARELIDAGRLPDGILQLRVVEHAVPVIADRVALMQADVFMALQRFEQALKQYERAAASMDRAVAAKARVGRVRALLATDRLGAETALTQLLDTYPGLPERLVLLWEQAQHRQRRGRLSGAGALYRHIDEHFPWTEVAVQARHKLKELRKRRVWVRRFSPQELTRRARRLVRMGSAKQGQHAVDKLLDHPSAQVRAEGHLLRARIARVQGRWEDVRAAAQRARTLGADAAAVGRLLRPAGSPVAQRIDENQAARDARARIHAIRGNKAYHRLSNFQLRRALPLAVEGRLASTADRLLDAMQRRSTLPARYRFDAAMSAIGVASDERVAGLLRTLFDVRRYAVAARYHYGRAMERLGRFGEAEAEYFRVREYDESATRYYALWAEQRLWALENRRSMACTPDLKWGEDAPAPADGDAAEPQELVDADSPVYTRQATAGDTEFIMQQLSRHLDRDRPRGQAGRLSPDVPSEEASVAPADTQRLIELMKPVVEAHAEGYPWLVRALQLVELDEHEAAADELNEVYLAWREARGAPRLRSGLDALYRGEAPPPRAADKAIRKLRADLAPAARASLSKAAQLLGDPGVSARFAGWGRVVERPRAYAERVETAARKYDLDPNLLFAVMRVESIYNRRIVSTAGAVGLMQIMPRTGRLIAERLGRENFKTTDLLDPDTNLEFAAWYLASLLTRFDSSLPLAVAAYNGGPHNVRTWLREHGDRMPLDVFLEHIPFSQTHRYVRRVLTHYAAYRAQQGLPMTPIETQLPPLQPDTVVSF